One Azospirillum sp. B510 genomic window carries:
- the thiO gene encoding glycine oxidase ThiO yields the protein MIHAPEPHPFSVSAPRPSASAPSVAIIGAGCIGLAIAWRLASAGCRVAVFERGEAGRGATHAAGGMLAACVETEPGEEGLLPLTRASQALWPDFARDLEAASGMAVDLRGEGTMVIALTADDAAKVRFLHAFQRDLGLPVEWLSGAEVRRREPFLQPGVAGALFCAGDHQVDNRKVAAALRAAAGAAGVRLHERCGEVALAVEGGRAVGLRVADTLHRADRVVLAAGAWSAGVPGLPPVARPPVRPVKGQMVCLRMDARLPLLRHVVWTPGTYLIPRLDGRLLIGATTEERGFDERLTAGGQFALLEGAWRALPGIAELPIEEAWAGFRPGSRDDAPILGESGLPGLIHATGHHRNGILLTPVTADGIARLVLTGETDPLLRPFAADRFLAAGAVA from the coding sequence ATGATCCATGCGCCAGAACCGCATCCGTTTTCCGTTTCCGCCCCCCGTCCGTCCGCCTCCGCTCCGTCCGTCGCCATCATCGGCGCCGGCTGCATCGGCCTTGCCATCGCCTGGAGGCTGGCCTCGGCCGGCTGCCGCGTCGCCGTCTTCGAGCGGGGGGAGGCCGGGCGTGGCGCCACCCACGCCGCCGGCGGCATGCTGGCCGCCTGTGTCGAGACCGAGCCGGGCGAGGAGGGACTGCTGCCGCTGACCCGCGCGTCGCAGGCGCTGTGGCCGGATTTCGCCCGCGATCTGGAGGCGGCGAGCGGCATGGCCGTGGATCTGCGCGGCGAAGGCACCATGGTCATCGCGCTCACCGCGGACGATGCCGCCAAGGTGCGTTTCCTCCACGCTTTCCAGCGCGATCTCGGATTGCCGGTGGAGTGGCTGAGCGGCGCCGAGGTACGGCGGCGCGAGCCCTTCCTACAGCCGGGCGTCGCCGGCGCCCTGTTCTGCGCCGGCGACCATCAGGTCGACAACCGCAAGGTCGCTGCGGCCCTGCGCGCCGCCGCCGGGGCCGCCGGTGTTCGCCTTCACGAGCGCTGCGGCGAGGTGGCGCTGGCGGTGGAGGGCGGGCGCGCCGTGGGCTTGCGGGTCGCCGACACGCTGCACCGGGCCGACCGCGTGGTGCTGGCCGCCGGGGCCTGGTCGGCCGGGGTGCCTGGATTGCCGCCCGTCGCCCGGCCGCCGGTGCGGCCGGTGAAGGGGCAGATGGTCTGCCTGCGGATGGATGCGCGGCTGCCGCTGCTGCGCCATGTGGTGTGGACGCCGGGAACCTATCTGATCCCCCGGCTCGACGGCCGGCTGCTGATCGGCGCCACCACCGAGGAGCGCGGCTTCGACGAACGCCTGACCGCCGGCGGGCAGTTCGCCCTGCTGGAGGGGGCGTGGCGGGCGCTGCCGGGCATCGCCGAACTGCCGATCGAGGAAGCCTGGGCCGGCTTCCGGCCCGGCAGCCGCGACGACGCGCCGATCCTGGGCGAGAGCGGCCTTCCCGGCCTGATCCACGCCACCGGCCACCACCGCAACGGCATCCTGCTGACCCCGGTGACCGCCGACGGCATCGCCCGGCTGGTGCTGACCGGTGAGACCGATCCGCTGCTGCGCCCCTTCGCCGCCGACCGCTTCCTCGCGGCGGGAGCGGTGGCATGA
- the thiS gene encoding sulfur carrier protein ThiS produces MTAVLRVNGREEPFSTTSVADLLAARGIADGARGIAVALNGAVIPRRRWHETPLQPGDSLEIVRPIQGG; encoded by the coding sequence ATGACAGCCGTCCTCCGCGTCAACGGTCGCGAAGAGCCGTTCTCCACCACCTCCGTCGCCGATCTTCTGGCCGCGCGCGGCATCGCCGATGGGGCGCGCGGCATCGCCGTCGCCCTGAACGGTGCCGTCATTCCCCGCCGCCGCTGGCATGAGACCCCGCTCCAGCCCGGCGACAGCCTGGAAATCGTCCGCCCGATCCAGGGCGGTTGA
- a CDS encoding thiazole synthase → MSQTDTLTIAGRSLCSRLFLGTAGYPNQQVMLDALAASGSELVTLAIRRISLDGYSESLVDVLARATAGRPTGPVGLLPNTAGCMTAKEAVLTAQLSREALDTPWIKLEVIGDRELLYPDVEELLRATEELVNDGFVVLPYCNDDPVTCRKLADLGAAAVMPLGAFIGSGMGIRNPHAIETICARSPVPVVLDAGIGTASDAALAMELGCAAVLLNTAVSKARDPVRMAAAMRDAVSAGRAAHLAGRMPMRAHAEPSSPQMGLIGG, encoded by the coding sequence ATGTCCCAAACCGATACCCTCACCATCGCCGGCCGCAGCCTTTGCTCGCGGCTGTTCCTCGGCACCGCCGGCTATCCCAACCAGCAGGTGATGCTCGACGCGCTGGCGGCCAGCGGCAGCGAGCTGGTCACGCTGGCGATCCGCCGCATCAGCCTGGACGGCTATTCGGAAAGCCTCGTCGATGTGCTGGCCCGCGCCACCGCCGGTCGTCCCACCGGCCCGGTCGGCCTGCTGCCAAACACCGCCGGATGCATGACCGCCAAGGAGGCGGTGCTGACCGCCCAGCTGTCGCGCGAGGCGCTCGACACCCCCTGGATCAAGCTGGAGGTCATCGGCGACCGCGAATTGCTCTATCCCGATGTCGAGGAGTTGCTGCGCGCCACCGAGGAGCTGGTGAATGACGGCTTCGTCGTGCTGCCCTATTGCAACGACGATCCCGTCACCTGCCGCAAGCTGGCCGATCTTGGGGCGGCGGCGGTGATGCCGCTGGGGGCCTTCATCGGGTCTGGCATGGGCATCCGCAACCCGCACGCCATCGAGACGATCTGTGCCCGCAGCCCGGTGCCGGTGGTGCTGGACGCCGGGATCGGCACCGCGTCCGACGCGGCGCTGGCGATGGAGCTGGGCTGCGCCGCGGTGCTGCTGAACACCGCGGTGTCGAAGGCGCGCGATCCGGTGCGGATGGCGGCGGCGATGCGCGACGCGGTCAGCGCCGGCCGCGCCGCCCATCTGGCCGGCCGCATGCCGATGCGCGCCCATGCCGAACCGTCCAGCCCGCAGATGGGGCTGATCGGCGGCTGA
- a CDS encoding PaaI family thioesterase yields the protein MPAIFEPRTPDWKARCLTSFEQQPICRTLGIEMAAMEPGFCEMRLPFRADLTQQHGFFHAGMVSTLADNAGGYAALTLMPAGAEVLAVEFKINLMSPAKGEVMIARARVVKPGRTLVITQVEVSMLDGGVEKDCALMQQTAFCVMPK from the coding sequence GTGCCTGCCATTTTCGAACCCCGCACCCCCGACTGGAAGGCGCGCTGCCTCACCTCCTTCGAGCAGCAACCGATCTGCCGGACGCTCGGCATCGAGATGGCGGCGATGGAACCGGGCTTCTGCGAGATGCGCCTGCCGTTCCGCGCCGACCTGACGCAGCAGCATGGCTTCTTCCATGCCGGCATGGTCAGCACCCTGGCCGACAATGCCGGCGGCTATGCCGCGCTCACGCTGATGCCCGCCGGGGCCGAGGTGCTGGCGGTGGAGTTCAAGATCAACCTGATGTCGCCGGCCAAGGGCGAGGTGATGATCGCCCGCGCCCGCGTGGTGAAGCCGGGCCGCACCCTGGTCATCACCCAGGTCGAGGTGTCGATGCTGGATGGCGGGGTGGAGAAGGATTGCGCCCTGATGCAGCAGACCGCCTTCTGTGTCATGCCGAAATGA